The segment GTTCACGCAGTTCCCGCTGCGGTTGGCGTGGGCGGTGACGATCCACAAGTCGCAGGGCAAGACGTACGACCGGGCGATCATCGATCTCGGATCCGGTGCATTCGCGCCCGGACAGACCTATGTCGCGTTGTCGAGGCTCACGACGCTCGACGGGCTGTACCTGTCGCGCCCGTTGCGGCCGAGCGATATCCGGGTCGATCCCGATGTGACGCGCTTCATGCGCCAGGCGTGGGAGGCGCAGCAGGCCTCGACGCCTGCGGTGACCTGAGGCGGGATGCGGGTCAGGCGGCGCCGCGGACGGCGTCGAGCTCCTGGAACAGCTGCGTGTTGAACTCGTAGGCGCGCAGCACCTCATCGATCACGCGCTCGCGCTCGGCCTGATCCCACGGCGCAGCGTCGAGCTGCTCGCGGTACACGTCCTTGAACGCGCCCGGGTCGGCGATGTCGTCGAAGACGTAGAAGCCGATGCCGTTGGTCTCGAAGCCGAAGCGGCGCTGCATGACCCGGCCGATGAACAGACCGCCCGAGAGGTCACCGAGGTAGCGGGTGTAGTGGTGGGCGACGAAACCGCCGGGCCAGGTGGCGCCGACCTCGCGGATGCGCGCGACGTAGCGCTCGGTGACGGGAAGCGGCGCGATGCGCTCGCGCCAGTCGGGCCCGATGAGGAACTCGAGGTCGGACTCGAGCGCCGGAAGCCGGGTGAGGGCGTCGCTGAGGAACACCGATGCGACGGGATCGGTGCGCATCCGCTCGGCGGCCGATTCCAGCGCTTCGTAGATGAAGTAGTGCTGCGCGACGAGCGAGATGTAGTCTTCGCGCGATCCCTCGCCCTTGAGCAGGTCGGACATGAAGCCGGCGTGCTCGCTGCGCGAGTGCGAACCGGACGAGCGCTCGCGCAGGGCGGCGGAGAACGAGATGATGTCGGCCATGCCTCCATTGTAAGGGTTGCCTAATATCCCGCACATCCCCGATTTCCCAGGGTGACGCGGGAGAGAAGGCCGGGGTGGTGCCGTCGCTCAGTGCGGGCGCGGCTCGACGCCCAGGCGAGCGCACGCGGCGTCGTAGAGCGCGACCACTTCGCGGCGCACCTCCGGGCGTTCGGTGATCGATCCGCTCGGCCACGGCACGCGCAGCTTCGCCGGCTCCGCGTCGGGCTGTTCCACGCGCCAGTCGCCGCCGTCTCCGTCGAGCCCGGTCATGGTCGCGGCGGTCGCATCCGGGGCGCCGAAGGCGCGCACGATGAGCAGGTTGTCGTCGGTGTGGTCGTCGTTCATGTGGCGGAGGATCGCGGAGACGACCTCGTCGGAGAAGGCGGTGGGCATGCGCACACTCTACGTCGCCCACCCGCCCCGATGTCACGATGCGAGATCATCCCTGCGACGGATGCTGTGGCGAGGGGGCGACACCATAGACTCTGTCCAGACATTCATGGGGGTTCAGGTGCACGCTTCTTCCTCTCGCCGTGCGCGGCGCGCGGCGGCCGCAGCCGTCGCGCTCGCTCTTCTGCTCAGCGGATGCACGGCGGAGGCAGCCCCTGCCTTCACCCCCAAGGCCCAGACGGAGGCCGACCTGCCCGCCGATGTGCAGGGTCAACTGCAGGGCGTCGTCGAGAAGGCGATGGCCGCCACCGGGTCCTCCGGAGCGATCGTCGGGGTGTGGGTGCCGTGGAGCGGCACGTGGGTCGCGGGGCTGGGCACCTCCGACGGATCGACGCCCGTGACGACCGACATGGCCTTCCGCATCGGCGATGTGACGCGGCTGATGACGTGCGACGTGCTGTACGCGCTCGCCGACCGCGAGATCGTCTCGCTCGACGACCCGGTGACGAAGTACGTCAACGGCGTGGCCGACCTGACCAGCGTCTCCCTGCTCGATCTCTGCAACGGCGCCGCCGGCCTCGGCTCCTCGGAGCCGACCCTGCGCCCGGGATGGCTGACCAACCCGAACCGGGTGTGGTCGGCGAAGGAGGAGGCCAGCTACGGCCTCGAGCGCGCACGCGTGGCACCGGGCACGGAGTACCGCGACTCCGACGCCGGCTACCTGATCCTCGGTGAGGCACTGGAGCGCGCCACCGACAAGTCCGCGGCCGAGCTCATCCGCACCTATGTCACCGCTCCGCTCGGGCTGGACGACACCCAGCTCCCCTCCCGGGCGCCAGCGGCGCCGTCGACGGGTCCGGTGCTCAACGGCACTTATCTGCCTCCGGGGCCGGAGGGTGCGGGGCTGGATTGCACAGCGCCGATCGACGTGACGGTGAGCTCGTCGAGCATCGGCTTCACCGATTCGGGTGTCGTCTCCACGATCGACGACCTCGGCCTGTATCTGCAGGCGGAGGCGGCGCAGGCGCTGCGCATCAAGGACAAGCCGGCCCGGTTCGGCTCGCCGCTGCCCGCCGCCGCCGATGCGCCGTCGTGGTATCAGGCCACCGGCGGCGCCTTCCTGCTGGGCACCATGATCGGGCAGCACGGCTGGGCGCCCGGGTACCTCACCGCCGGTTACTCCGATCCGGAGACGGGTCTCACCGTCGCCGTCGTGCTGAACAACGCCAACGACATGAACGGGCTCGTCGACCTGCTCGCCCGCCAGCTCGCGGCCATCGCCTCCAAGGCGCCGGCTGCCGACGGGGCGACGGCGCCCGAGTTCGCCCTGCCGTTCACGGCCGAGCAGTACGACGAGCTCATCACCGCCAACGCTGTGTGCCCGCTGCCGCAGCCGGAGGCCGAGGTTCCGGCCGACGAGGGTGAGCCGGCGAGCGACGAGGGATAGTCGCGCGGCCCGATGCGCGGCGGCAGATCGAGGGAGCGACATGGCGCTGATCGACAACGGCATCTATGTGGACGGCATCCGCACCGAGAACCCGACCTCGCTGTCGGAGACCTTCGAACTGATGCATGCCCGTGGCGGCATGGGATGGATCGGCCTGTACCGGCCCAGTGAAGACGAGGTGCGCCAGGTGGCCGCGGAGTTCGGTCTGCACGAGCTCGCGGTCGAAGACGCGTTGCGCGGGCACCAGCGGGCAAAGCTGGAGCGCTATGGCGACACGCTCTTCCTCGTGCTGCGCCCGGCCCGCTACCTCGACGACCTCGAAGAGGTGGAGTTCGGCGAGCTGCACGTGTTCGTCGGCAAGAACTTCGTCGTCACGATCCGGCACGCCGAATCCCCCGGCCTCAAGCGGGTGCGCGAGCGGATGGAGAACGACCGAGAGCTGCTCGCGGGCGGACCCGAGGCGGTTCTCTATGCGATCCTCGACCAGGTCGTCGACGAGTACGCCCCCGTGATCGCGGGCCTGTCGAACGACGTCGATGAGATCGAGGCTCAGCTGTTCGTCGAAGGATCCGACGTGTCGCAGCGCATCTACGAGCTCTCCCGCGAGGTGGTCGAGTTCCAGCAGGCCACGCAGCCGCTTCGCGAGATGACGGAGGCGCTCCTGCGCGGATCGGAGAAGTACGCCGTCGATATCGAGCTGCAGCGTTACCTGCGCGACGTGCTCGATCACACCATCCGCATCGGCGATCGCGCATCGGCCTTCCGCACCGCGCTGGACAGCGCGCTCACGGTGGAGTCGACGATCGTCGCGCGGCGGCAGAACGACGAGATGAAGAGGATGACCGAGGAGAGCATCCGCCAGGGCGACGAGATGAAGAAGATCTCCAGCTGGGCGGCCATCCTGTTCGCCCCGACGATCGTCGGCGGCATCTACGGCATGAACTTCGACACCATGCCGGAGCTGAAGTGGTACTTCGGATACCCGATGGCGATCGGGCTCATGCTCGCCATGGGTGTGGCGTTGTACGTCGTGTTCAAGAAGCGCGACTGGCTCTGACGCTCACCGCGTGGTCAGGGCGATCGCGGCGAGGGTCGTGGCGGTGACAAGCACCCAGAGGATCGCGCCGAGGGTCAGCGGGCGCCATCCTGCGCGGCGCAACGCGGCGACGTCGATCGACAGGCCGATTCCCGCCAGCGCCACGGCGATGAGGAAGACGCTCGCCGTGACGGCACCGTCGTGCACGGGCGGCGGGAGCACACCGAGCGAGTTGACGACGGCGACGATGAGGAAGCCGAGGAGGAACCAGGGCACGAGTCGCACGATGCGCCCCGCGGTGAGCGGCTGCCCGGCCGCGTCTCGCCGTGCTTCGATCACCGACAGTCCGATGCTCACGGGGATGATCATCAGCGCGCGCACGAGCTTGACGACCACGGCGAAGCCGAGCGCCGATGCCCCGAAGACTCCTGCCGCGGCGACCACCGAGCTCGTGTCGTTCACGGCCGTGCCCGCGAGCAGGCCGAACGTGTGCGCATCCATGCCGAGGGCGTGCCCGAGGAGGGGGAAGAGCGCGACGGCGAGGATGTTGAACAGGAAGATCGTGGAGACGGCGTAGGCGACGTCGGCCCCCGCGGCGGCGATGACGGGCGCGACGGCGGCGATCGCCGAGGCGCCGCAGATCGCGGTGCCCACCCCGATCAGGGTGCGCAGGTCGCGCACGACGCCGAGCATCCGTCCGACTCCCCAGGCGGCGAGCAGGCACACGACGAGCGAGCTGAGCATCACGGGCAGCGATTCGAGGCCCACCCGGCCGATGCTCGACAGCGACAGCTGCGCGCCGAGGAGCACCACGGCGAGCTGCAGCAGGAACTTGCTGGAGAAGGTGATCCCAGGGGCGAGCAGCGAACCGGGCTTGCGCACCAGCGCGACGAGCAGCCCGATGACCACGGCCGGAAGAGCCGAGCCGAGCACCGGGACGAGACGTCCGACGACCGTGGCCACCAGGGCGATCGCCACGGTCATCGTGAGGCCGGGGACGCGGATGCCCACGGCATGGAGCAGGGGAGGGCGGACGGTCTGCGGAGGCATGCTTCCAGTCTCCGCCGGTGGGCGCTGTCGCGGAAGCATCGCGGGCCGATGGGGATACAGCCTGTGACTGTAGGCTGGGATCAGTCGTCGACAAGAGGGGGCCGTCGCGGGTGGATGCCGACGAGACGAGAACGCCGGCCGGTCTGCACAGTGCCGGCCTTCACAGTGCTGGCCTTCACAGTGCTGGCCTTCACACCGCGGGCGACCTGCCCGACATCGCTGCGCTGCAGCTGCTCACCGCCACCGTCGTGTGCGGGTCGATCTCGGCCGCGGCGCGCGAGCTCGGCATCACCCAGCAGTCGGCATCCGCCCGGCTGCGCTCGATCGAGCGTCGGTTCGGGCTGGAGCTGTTCCACCGCACGCCCGCGGGGGTGCGCACGACGCCGGCGGGCGAGGCGGTGGCGTCGTGGGCCGAGGAGGTGCTCGTCGCCGCGGAGCATTTCCGTGTGGGCGTCGAGACACTGCGTGACGAGCAGCGCCGCCAGCTCGTAGTCGCGGCGAGCCAGACCGTGTCGGCCCATCTGCTGCCCGCGTGGCTCGTGGCGCTCCGCGCGCGACAGGTCGAGGCGGGGATCGCACCGACCGCGGTGCGCATGCTGTCGGGCAACAGCGCCGACGTCGAGGCGGCGGTGCGGGCGGGCGATGCCGATCTGGGGTTCGTCGAGTCGAGCGTCGTCGCCCCCGACTTCTCGCGCTCCGTCGTCGCGCAGGATGCGCTCGTGGTCGTCGTGGGCGTGCAGCACGCGTGGGCGCGGCGGGCCCGGGTGTCGCCCGGGGAGGTCGCGGATGCGGCGCTCGTCATGCGCGAGGAGGGCAGCGGCACGCGGCGCTCCTGGGAGCAGACGGCGCGCGAGCGCCTGGGGCGGAGCCCTGCCGATCCCGTCGCCGTGCTGCCGACCAGTGCGGCGGTGCGCTCCGCGGTGGCCGAGGGCGTCGGTCCTGCGGTGCTCTCGCGGCGCGCCGTCGCCGATGATGTGCACCTGGGCCGACTGCGGGAGATCCCGTGGGCCGATGAGGCGGTGCTGCGCCCGATCACCGCCGTGTGGCGCGGAACGGCGCGCGACCTGTCGCCGGTCAGCCGCCGCCTGATCGAGATCGCAGCGCAGGCGTCGCGCGTCGAGGCGGCGCGGTATCGTCGGCGTGCGGATGGTCCGCATCCGAGGGACTGAGGCGAGGGACGCACATGGATGCCGTGGTGCTGATCGGCATGGTCGCCGTGCTGCTGTGGTCGCTCGTGTCGCACCGGGTGGAGCGCTGGGGGGTGGCGGGACCGGCCGGGCTTCTCGTGCTCGGGGCTGTCTCGGTCGTGTGGGATGTCGAGGGGTTCGCGGGGGTGATCGACCGGCCGGCGAGCGAGAAGGTCGTCGAGGTCATCCTCGCCGTGCTGCTGTTCGTCGACGCCACCGAGGTGAAGGGCGGGATCTTCGGAAACGAGGGACGGGTCACGCTGCGGCTCGTGCTCATCGCCCTGCCGCTGTCGCTGCTGCTCGCTGCTGGGGCAGCGGCCCTGCTGCTGCCGATGACGCTTCCGCTCGTGGCGATCCTCATCGCGTGCATCATCATGCCCACCGATTTCGCACCGGCGGCGAAGATCCTGCGGATGCGTCATGTTCCGGATCGGGTGCGCCAGATCCTCAATGTCGAGAGCGGGTACAACGACGGGCTGGTCTCGCCGCTGTTCGGTATGGCGCTGCCCGCCGCGGTCGTATGGTCGGCGTTCGAGCACGCACCCGACGGGGTCGAACCGGGCGAGGAGGAACTGGTCGCGCGGGTCGAGCAGTTCATGGAGGCGTTCCTCAACGCCGTGCCCGCGGCCGTCGTCGCGATCCTGATCGGAGTCGCTCTGGGGTTCGGCGTCGGCGTCCTGGTGCGGATCGGTCGACGGCACGCGTTCATCGCCGACGAAGGTGTGCGCTTCGTGATGGCCCTGCTGCCGCTGGTCGCCTACGGCATCTCGGTGATCCCGATGCTCAACGCCAACGGGTTCGTCGCGGCTTTCGTCGCCGGGCTCGCCTATCGCAGTGCCCGCACGCGCGGCGAGGAGCGACCGGCGATCGCCCATGACGAGCTCGTGCTCGTGGAGGAGGTCGGAACCCTCGCATCGTCCTTCGTCTGGTTCGTGCTCGGCGGTGCGGCCGTGCTCGCCTTCGCCTCGGGGATGTCGTGGCAGATCATCCTGCTGGCGCTGCTCGCGCTCACCGTGCTGCGGGTGGCGCCCGTGTACCTCTCGCTTATGGGCAGCACGCTGGGTCGTCGAGATCGCCTGCTCGTGGGCGCTCTCGGACCGCGCGGCACCGCGTCGATCGTGTTCGGCCTGCTCGCCTACAATGCCCTGCCCGACGACGAGGGTGTGGTCGTGCTGATGGTGATGGTGGCGACGGTGGTGGGCAGCATCCTCCTCCACGGGATCCTGGCTCCGCTGCTTCTGCCGAGGGTGAGCGCGCGCGAGGTCAGGGCGCCGCTGCCGCACTGAGCGGTTCGCGTCAACGGCAGGATGCGTGCGGCTTAGACTGACCGCGTGCGGGCGGGGGCCCGCGGGCGGAGGACGACATGACCGACTTCGTGGGCGACACGGCGCGGATGCTGCCGAAGGGATTCCGGATCGGCGCGGCCACCGCATCCGCGCAGGTCGAAGGAGCCGCGACCGCGGGGCGGCGCACGCCGAGCGTGTGGGATGCGTTCGCCGCGCAACCAGGGCGCATCCTCGACGGCAGCACGCCGGCCGTCACCGCCGACAGCTTCCACCGGTACGCGGAAGACGTTGCGCTGCTGGCCGAGCTCGGCGCGGACGCGTATCGGTTCTCGCTCGGATGGACCCGTCTGCAGCCGGGCGGGCGCGGGCCGCTGGATCCCGAGGGCGTCGCGTACTACGACCGCCTCATCGATGAGCTGCTCGCTGCCGGCATCGAGCCGTTCGTCACGATCTCGCACTGGGATCTGCCCGTGGAGTATGAGCGGGGCTGGCTCGACCGCGGTACCGCCGAGGCTCTGGGCGAGTTCGCCGGGCTGGTCGGTGAGCGCTTCGGCGACCGGGTGGCGGCGTGGATCACGATCAACGAGCCCGCCACCGTCACGCTCAACGGTTACGCCCTGGGCATCCACGCTCCGGGCGAGGCGCTGCTGTTCGACGCGCTGCCCACCGTGCATCACCAGCTGCTCGGGCACGGGCTGGCCGTGCAGGCGCTGCGGGCGGCCGGGGTGACCGGCGGCATCGGGATCACGAACGTGCACTCGCCCGTCGTCGCCGCATCCGATTCGCCCGACGATGCGGCGATGGCCGCCCTGTTCGACATCGTGCACAACCGCGTGTTCGCCGACCCCGTGCTGCTCGGCCGGTACCCCGAGGTGCCCGAGCAGTTCGCGGAGTTGTTCGGTGCGTTCGGCAGTGTTCCCGAGGCGGATCTTGCGACCATCGCGCAGCCACTGGACTTCTACGGGCTCAACTACTACATGCCCACGCGCATCGCCGCGGGCGCAGGAACGGGGGAGAGCCCCGACGGCGAGGCGGCCGCCATGGCAGAGCTGCCCTTCCGTCTCGAGGCGCTCGACGAGCATCCGACCACGGGCTTCGGCTGGCCCATCGCGCCCGAGTACTTCGGCATAGCGCTCGCCGAGGTGCGCGAGCGCTACGGCGATGCCCTGCCGCCGGTGTACATCACCGAGAACGGGGCGAGCTTCGCCGACGCCGCGGATGCCGAGGGCCGGGTCGACGACCCGGACCGGATCGCATACCTCGCGGCGCATCTCGGATCCGCGCTCGCCGCGGTCGCTCCCGGCGGTGCCGCCGAAGGCGTGGAGCTGCGCGGCTACTTCGTCTGGTCGCTGCTGGACAACTGGGAATGGGCGGCCGGCTTCACCCAGCGGTTCGGCATCGTCCGCGTCGATTTCGACTCGGGCCGGCGCATCCCGAAAGCCTCGTACCGCTGGCTGCAGGAGGTCCTGCGCCGTCGCGGGTGAGCGGAGGTCGCCATCAGACCCGACCGTGCCGTGCTCGATGAGCGAACGCGTCGAGCGCGGCGTTGACGGCGGGGCGATCGGTCAGGATGACGATGTGGAGAATCCGGTGGACGGTTGAGCCGCGGTCTTCTTCGATCAGTCGCGCACGCGATTCTCGCGAACGACGACGTCGCTGACGAGCGCGCGAGGTGGGTGCTCGGAAGAAAGCCGGGCAACTGTGTTTGTCGCGTTGGAGGCACCGCATGCCGCACCCACAGTGAGGTGCTGTGCCCACGACGAGTGCGGGTGGTGGAGGAAACTCCACACGAGCCCTGCGGTGAAGGCATCACCAGAGCCGACAGAGCTTCGAGTATTGACGCGCGGTGGGACGATCTCCAGCACCTCCATTGAGGTGCGCGCCTGCGCGGAACCCGATCCGTTGGTGATGATCACGGTCTCAGTGCCGTCCTGCAGCCACTTGGAGACCAGCTTTTCCGAGCTTGTCGATGCCGCGGATGCGAGGTCTGCCAGTTCATCACGGTTGACCTTCACGATGGTCGGCACAGCCTCCGCGCCGTAGGCGAGCGCGGCACCATGCGCGTCGAGAAGCGACGGTACACCGGCAGCTCGAGCTGCTCGGATCCAATCTGCGTAGAACCCCGATGGGAGGCCCGGCGGCAGACTGCCTGTACAGATGACGAACGTCGCATCGTCGATTGAGGTGGCGGCCAGTGCATGCAGTGCTTCTCGCTCGGCGTCGTCCAGTACCGGTCCAACTGCGTTGTAGACGGTCGCATTCTCTGGGTCTGACTGATCTACGAGCACTTCGTTGACACGCGTCCACTCGGAGATCGCGACTGTCTCGGCCTCGAGGTTCTCCGCAGTCATCAATGCGGCCTGCAGTTCGCCAGTAGGACCTCCGAGCGGGCCGACAAGAATCGGCGACAGGACACGTTCGGTGTCGCTGATCGCGAACTCGGGGGTCGCGAGTTGCTGGAGTACGCGCGCGACGTTCACGCCCTTCCCTCCTGCGAGTGTTTCGCTGCGCGTGAGCCGGTGGACGGCGCCGGGGGTGTTGGTGGGCACGACGAGCAGTCGCTCGATGGCCGGATTGAGCGAAGCGACTACGACCTTCATCGTGCACTCGAATTCTCGTGGGCGGAGCGGGCGAGGTGCGCCGCACCGATCGCGACAGCTTCCCCGAGCTCGCTGACATGCAGCGCGATGCCCCACATCTGCTCGCGATGCTGCACCAGCTCCGCGCGTTGGAACAATGAGCCGGTGAGTGTTACGGAGTCGATGTTCGGCAGTGTCCTCCCTGCGAGCAGAGCGAGCGTATCGCCGATGCGCTGTGACAGCTGTGAGACGCATGAGCGTACGATCTGCTCGGGGGCGTCTTCCGCACGTGCGCCGGTGATGGTGAACAGCTCGTCATTGATCTGGCGCAGGTCGGTGACGGTGAACTCAACCGTGTCTGCGCCTGCGTTCGTTCCTCCGGTATCAGGATTGATAGCAGCGAGAAGACGGTCGAAATCGCCGTCCAGGAGTTGGTCGGCGAGCTGCTGAAGGATCTTGCCCGTGGGCAGGCCCCACCCGAGAACGTTCTGTCCCTCGAGCCATCCGGGCTCAACATCCGCGCACAGGGCCCACAGCTCCTCGTTCGGCAGTGTAGAGGTACCGGTGATCATGACGTACTCAGCGGTTCCGATGGAATCGAGGACGGTGCAGTTCGTGAGCATGGCGTTGGCGTAGGCAGCCAACACCTGGTCGTGGCCACCGACATAGACCGCCGCGTCGTCGGCGAGCTCGACCCCGGGAAGGCGGTCTGCGCGGATAGCTCCAAGCCGTGTTCCGGGGTGGGCGACTGGCACGATGAGCGACGAGGCGAGGCCCAGGCGATCCAGCGTGGGTTGGTGCGGCTTGAGGGTGGCGAGGTCGAACAGCTGGCTGTGGGTGACCTGCGTCGTGCTCGCCGCCCATTCGCCGGACAAGCAGAATCCGAGAAAACTCCCGAAATCAACCCAGTGCGCGGTGCGAGCCCACACGGGAGCGTCCTGCGTGCGGAGCTGCGCGATGCGTTCGGGGGTCTGGTTGTCGCGGAACCGCATGCCGGAGACCGAATAGTGCTGCGGTGAGTCCAACCAGGCGACGTCCTGAGGGACGAGAACGCGCCGGGGCCACGTCTCCCACCATGCACGGGACCCAGCGAGGGGTGCGCCGTGCTCATCGACAGGGAAAGACTCCTCCTGCCCGAACGTTCCGATAGAGATTGCAGCAAGAGCGCCGGAGTATGCCGCAAGCGTTGCGGCATACTCCATGACGAGCTCTTGGACGTGAGTCCACACGGCGTCGCCGTGGTGGTAGGTTTCGCCGTTGGTCACGGACGCCG is part of the Microbacterium pseudoresistens genome and harbors:
- a CDS encoding LysR substrate-binding domain-containing protein; this translates as MDADETRTPAGLHSAGLHSAGLHSAGLHTAGDLPDIAALQLLTATVVCGSISAAARELGITQQSASARLRSIERRFGLELFHRTPAGVRTTPAGEAVASWAEEVLVAAEHFRVGVETLRDEQRRQLVVAASQTVSAHLLPAWLVALRARQVEAGIAPTAVRMLSGNSADVEAAVRAGDADLGFVESSVVAPDFSRSVVAQDALVVVVGVQHAWARRARVSPGEVADAALVMREEGSGTRRSWEQTARERLGRSPADPVAVLPTSAAVRSAVAEGVGPAVLSRRAVADDVHLGRLREIPWADEAVLRPITAVWRGTARDLSPVSRRLIEIAAQASRVEAARYRRRADGPHPRD
- a CDS encoding DUF2470 domain-containing protein, translating into MPTAFSDEVVSAILRHMNDDHTDDNLLIVRAFGAPDATAATMTGLDGDGGDWRVEQPDAEPAKLRVPWPSGSITERPEVRREVVALYDAACARLGVEPRPH
- a CDS encoding YeiH family protein, which encodes MPPQTVRPPLLHAVGIRVPGLTMTVAIALVATVVGRLVPVLGSALPAVVIGLLVALVRKPGSLLAPGITFSSKFLLQLAVVLLGAQLSLSSIGRVGLESLPVMLSSLVVCLLAAWGVGRMLGVVRDLRTLIGVGTAICGASAIAAVAPVIAAAGADVAYAVSTIFLFNILAVALFPLLGHALGMDAHTFGLLAGTAVNDTSSVVAAAGVFGASALGFAVVVKLVRALMIIPVSIGLSVIEARRDAAGQPLTAGRIVRLVPWFLLGFLIVAVVNSLGVLPPPVHDGAVTASVFLIAVALAGIGLSIDVAALRRAGWRPLTLGAILWVLVTATTLAAIALTTR
- a CDS encoding serine hydrolase domain-containing protein, producing the protein MGVQVHASSSRRARRAAAAAVALALLLSGCTAEAAPAFTPKAQTEADLPADVQGQLQGVVEKAMAATGSSGAIVGVWVPWSGTWVAGLGTSDGSTPVTTDMAFRIGDVTRLMTCDVLYALADREIVSLDDPVTKYVNGVADLTSVSLLDLCNGAAGLGSSEPTLRPGWLTNPNRVWSAKEEASYGLERARVAPGTEYRDSDAGYLILGEALERATDKSAAELIRTYVTAPLGLDDTQLPSRAPAAPSTGPVLNGTYLPPGPEGAGLDCTAPIDVTVSSSSIGFTDSGVVSTIDDLGLYLQAEAAQALRIKDKPARFGSPLPAAADAPSWYQATGGAFLLGTMIGQHGWAPGYLTAGYSDPETGLTVAVVLNNANDMNGLVDLLARQLAAIASKAPAADGATAPEFALPFTAEQYDELITANAVCPLPQPEAEVPADEGEPASDEG
- a CDS encoding magnesium and cobalt transport protein CorA yields the protein MALIDNGIYVDGIRTENPTSLSETFELMHARGGMGWIGLYRPSEDEVRQVAAEFGLHELAVEDALRGHQRAKLERYGDTLFLVLRPARYLDDLEEVEFGELHVFVGKNFVVTIRHAESPGLKRVRERMENDRELLAGGPEAVLYAILDQVVDEYAPVIAGLSNDVDEIEAQLFVEGSDVSQRIYELSREVVEFQQATQPLREMTEALLRGSEKYAVDIELQRYLRDVLDHTIRIGDRASAFRTALDSALTVESTIVARRQNDEMKRMTEESIRQGDEMKKISSWAAILFAPTIVGGIYGMNFDTMPELKWYFGYPMAIGLMLAMGVALYVVFKKRDWL
- a CDS encoding cation:proton antiporter — translated: MDAVVLIGMVAVLLWSLVSHRVERWGVAGPAGLLVLGAVSVVWDVEGFAGVIDRPASEKVVEVILAVLLFVDATEVKGGIFGNEGRVTLRLVLIALPLSLLLAAGAAALLLPMTLPLVAILIACIIMPTDFAPAAKILRMRHVPDRVRQILNVESGYNDGLVSPLFGMALPAAVVWSAFEHAPDGVEPGEEELVARVEQFMEAFLNAVPAAVVAILIGVALGFGVGVLVRIGRRHAFIADEGVRFVMALLPLVAYGISVIPMLNANGFVAAFVAGLAYRSARTRGEERPAIAHDELVLVEEVGTLASSFVWFVLGGAAVLAFASGMSWQIILLALLALTVLRVAPVYLSLMGSTLGRRDRLLVGALGPRGTASIVFGLLAYNALPDDEGVVVLMVMVATVVGSILLHGILAPLLLPRVSAREVRAPLPH
- a CDS encoding heme oxygenase (biliverdin-producing), which gives rise to MADIISFSAALRERSSGSHSRSEHAGFMSDLLKGEGSREDYISLVAQHYFIYEALESAAERMRTDPVASVFLSDALTRLPALESDLEFLIGPDWRERIAPLPVTERYVARIREVGATWPGGFVAHHYTRYLGDLSGGLFIGRVMQRRFGFETNGIGFYVFDDIADPGAFKDVYREQLDAAPWDQAERERVIDEVLRAYEFNTQLFQELDAVRGAA
- a CDS encoding FGGY family carbohydrate kinase — its product is MWFLGIDVGTTHIKVVGITAEGLVLDPLRVRTPASVTNGETYHHGDAVWTHVQELVMEYAATLAAYSGALAAISIGTFGQEESFPVDEHGAPLAGSRAWWETWPRRVLVPQDVAWLDSPQHYSVSGMRFRDNQTPERIAQLRTQDAPVWARTAHWVDFGSFLGFCLSGEWAASTTQVTHSQLFDLATLKPHQPTLDRLGLASSLIVPVAHPGTRLGAIRADRLPGVELADDAAVYVGGHDQVLAAYANAMLTNCTVLDSIGTAEYVMITGTSTLPNEELWALCADVEPGWLEGQNVLGWGLPTGKILQQLADQLLDGDFDRLLAAINPDTGGTNAGADTVEFTVTDLRQINDELFTITGARAEDAPEQIVRSCVSQLSQRIGDTLALLAGRTLPNIDSVTLTGSLFQRAELVQHREQMWGIALHVSELGEAVAIGAAHLARSAHENSSAR
- a CDS encoding glycoside hydrolase family 1 protein — encoded protein: MTDFVGDTARMLPKGFRIGAATASAQVEGAATAGRRTPSVWDAFAAQPGRILDGSTPAVTADSFHRYAEDVALLAELGADAYRFSLGWTRLQPGGRGPLDPEGVAYYDRLIDELLAAGIEPFVTISHWDLPVEYERGWLDRGTAEALGEFAGLVGERFGDRVAAWITINEPATVTLNGYALGIHAPGEALLFDALPTVHHQLLGHGLAVQALRAAGVTGGIGITNVHSPVVAASDSPDDAAMAALFDIVHNRVFADPVLLGRYPEVPEQFAELFGAFGSVPEADLATIAQPLDFYGLNYYMPTRIAAGAGTGESPDGEAAAMAELPFRLEALDEHPTTGFGWPIAPEYFGIALAEVRERYGDALPPVYITENGASFADAADAEGRVDDPDRIAYLAAHLGSALAAVAPGGAAEGVELRGYFVWSLLDNWEWAAGFTQRFGIVRVDFDSGRRIPKASYRWLQEVLRRRG
- a CDS encoding 1-phosphofructokinase family hexose kinase encodes the protein MKVVVASLNPAIERLLVVPTNTPGAVHRLTRSETLAGGKGVNVARVLQQLATPEFAISDTERVLSPILVGPLGGPTGELQAALMTAENLEAETVAISEWTRVNEVLVDQSDPENATVYNAVGPVLDDAEREALHALAATSIDDATFVICTGSLPPGLPSGFYADWIRAARAAGVPSLLDAHGAALAYGAEAVPTIVKVNRDELADLASAASTSSEKLVSKWLQDGTETVIITNGSGSAQARTSMEVLEIVPPRVNTRSSVGSGDAFTAGLVWSFLHHPHSSWAQHLTVGAACGASNATNTVARLSSEHPPRALVSDVVVRENRVRD